Proteins encoded in a region of the candidate division KSB1 bacterium genome:
- a CDS encoding ATP-binding protein: MKIQTGNPVGGENYFKRPRLIEKAWDMIEASNHILIAAPRRVGKTSLLIHLRENPKDHYNMLLIDTESINSENEFFRKIVNRILRTDYVRKSQKVLTFLEKHKPTIKKVGPDGVEFGVSEEHDYLNMLTRILKSSDSKTNKLVIMLDEFTQTLENIIVDEGESSGRHFLQSNRELRQDKEISSCVQFIYTGSIGLENVVSSMNLIGSINDLSRLEIPPLNKKEAQQLITLLIENVDFDLSKSITDYILQQIEWLIPFYFQLILDELRNLHRDENFNQVTEAIVNQALDGMLKQRQHFEHWHTRLRGSLKGGEYNFVKELLNLISENNTIDSNEI; encoded by the coding sequence GTGAAGATTCAAACAGGAAATCCTGTTGGTGGCGAGAATTATTTTAAGAGACCACGATTAATCGAAAAGGCATGGGATATGATTGAAGCCAGTAACCATATCCTGATAGCCGCACCGAGAAGAGTGGGGAAAACCTCGTTGTTAATCCATCTTAGGGAAAATCCTAAAGATCATTATAACATGCTTTTAATCGATACTGAATCCATCAATAGTGAAAATGAATTTTTTAGAAAGATTGTTAATAGAATATTGAGAACAGATTATGTGCGAAAATCACAAAAGGTCTTAACTTTTTTGGAAAAACATAAACCGACTATCAAAAAAGTGGGCCCGGATGGGGTGGAATTCGGTGTTAGTGAAGAGCATGACTATTTAAATATGCTTACCAGAATATTGAAATCCAGCGACTCGAAAACCAACAAATTGGTTATTATGCTTGATGAATTTACACAGACTTTAGAGAACATCATAGTTGATGAAGGGGAAAGTTCAGGGAGACACTTTCTGCAGAGCAACCGGGAATTGCGGCAGGATAAGGAGATCAGTTCATGTGTGCAGTTTATTTATACCGGTTCAATAGGTTTGGAAAATGTTGTGAGTAGTATGAATTTGATCGGATCGATAAATGATCTCTCCCGGCTGGAAATTCCACCCCTCAATAAAAAGGAAGCACAACAACTCATCACGCTTCTTATTGAAAACGTTGATTTTGATTTATCCAAGTCGATTACCGATTATATCCTTCAACAGATTGAATGGTTGATTCCATTCTACTTTCAATTGATTCTGGATGAATTACGAAATCTCCATCGGGATGAAAACTTTAACCAGGTTACTGAAGCTATTGTGAACCAGGCTCTGGATGGCATGTTGAAGCAGCGACAACATTTCGAACATTGGCATACGAGATTGCGTGGTTCTTTAAAAGGTGGTGAATATAACTTTGTCAAAGAACTTTTAAATTTAATATCCGAGAATAACACAATCGATTCAAATGAGATA